One window from the genome of Blastopirellula retiformator encodes:
- a CDS encoding DUF2461 domain-containing protein gives MKRNDKFPGFPKQTVTFLRQLRKNNNKAWFDEHRGDYDQYFVTPAKAFVEAVGKKLPRLSPRLVAQPRINGSIYRINRDIRFSKDKTPYKDHLDFLFWEEDKKSSPSALFLRVSPDGLFLGAGAYACPDLLKKLRPAITHSIFGPELAGIAKKLRRSGHEILGKHYKRFPRDFPQDGPAAEFLLHNSLYVVAEEPLELAYSPEVVDQAIARWKKMLPLHEWLMNHG, from the coding sequence ATGAAACGCAACGACAAGTTCCCCGGCTTCCCGAAGCAAACGGTCACGTTCCTCCGCCAGCTGCGGAAGAACAACAACAAAGCGTGGTTCGACGAGCATCGGGGCGACTACGACCAATACTTCGTCACCCCGGCCAAGGCGTTTGTCGAAGCGGTCGGTAAGAAGCTGCCGCGGTTGTCGCCGCGATTGGTCGCCCAGCCGCGGATCAATGGTTCGATCTATCGGATCAACCGCGACATCCGCTTCAGCAAAGACAAGACGCCGTACAAGGATCACCTCGATTTTCTCTTTTGGGAAGAGGACAAAAAGTCGAGCCCGTCGGCGCTCTTCTTGCGGGTCAGTCCCGATGGCCTGTTCCTGGGCGCGGGGGCGTATGCCTGTCCGGACCTGCTGAAGAAGCTGCGTCCCGCGATCACGCATTCGATCTTCGGCCCCGAGTTGGCGGGCATCGCCAAGAAGCTGCGAAGGTCAGGGCACGAGATTCTGGGAAAGCACTACAAACGCTTCCCCCGCGACTTTCCCCAAGATGGCCCTGCGGCCGAGTTCCTGCTCCACAACTCGCTATATGTGGTAGCGGAAGAGCCGTTGGAGTTAGCCTACTCGCCGGAGGTCGTCGATCAGGCGATTGCGCGGTGGAAGAAGATGCTGCCGCTGCATGAGTGGTTGATGAATCACGGGTAG
- the dapA gene encoding 4-hydroxy-tetrahydrodipicolinate synthase → MSRKGSEFAGVWTAIVTPFKDGNVDYDRLKEQVEFQIAAGVTGLCPVGTTGESPTLSHEEHERVISSVIETAAGRVKIMPGTGSNSTAEALRLTMWAAQEGADAALMVAPYYNKPTQNGFYEHFKAVAEAVDVPICVYNIPGRAAKNIEPCTIAKLAELKNIALVKDATGSMDQTSQVLERTDLTVLSGDDSMTIPMMSVGGEGVISVVGNIVPQDLVAMVKAMAAGNLAEAQERHFKLFGLCRELLGLSTNPIPIKAAMKMLGRDTGELRLPMTNLEASEETQLRATLTKYGQL, encoded by the coding sequence ATGTCGCGAAAAGGTTCTGAATTTGCTGGCGTCTGGACTGCAATTGTCACTCCGTTCAAGGACGGCAATGTGGACTACGATCGCTTGAAAGAGCAAGTCGAATTTCAGATCGCGGCCGGCGTCACCGGTCTCTGCCCGGTCGGCACTACCGGCGAATCGCCGACGCTGTCGCACGAAGAGCACGAGCGAGTGATCAGCTCGGTGATCGAAACGGCCGCTGGTCGCGTCAAGATCATGCCGGGGACCGGATCCAACAGCACGGCCGAAGCGCTGCGGCTGACGATGTGGGCCGCCCAGGAAGGCGCCGACGCGGCGCTGATGGTCGCTCCGTACTACAACAAGCCGACTCAGAACGGCTTCTACGAACATTTCAAAGCGGTTGCCGAAGCGGTCGACGTGCCGATTTGCGTCTACAACATCCCGGGCCGCGCCGCCAAGAACATCGAGCCCTGCACGATCGCCAAGCTGGCCGAGCTGAAGAACATCGCCCTGGTCAAAGATGCGACTGGTTCGATGGATCAAACGTCGCAGGTGCTAGAGCGGACCGACTTGACGGTCCTTAGCGGCGACGACAGCATGACGATTCCGATGATGTCGGTCGGGGGCGAAGGGGTGATCTCGGTCGTCGGCAACATCGTGCCGCAAGATCTGGTTGCGATGGTCAAGGCGATGGCGGCTGGCAACCTGGCCGAAGCCCAAGAGCGACACTTCAAGCTCTTCGGGCTCTGCCGCGAACTGCTCGGCCTGTCGACCAACCCAATTCCGATCAAAGCGGCGATGAAGATGCTCGGCCGCGACACCGGCGAACTTCGCCTGCCGATGACCAACCTGGAAGCGAGCGAAGAAACGCAACTGCGGGCGACGCTGACCAAGTACGGGCAGCTGTAA
- the mgtE gene encoding magnesium transporter, with product MMNLLYLPELREMLAENDHEGLLEFCTALHPARTAEFMEALTAEEVWNVLRHADTQLASEIFAYFEHPFQVEIIESRDPAEVAEMISCMSADDRVDLLSGVEDETVNAILALLSLEERRDFHRLARYPEGVAGAIMTTEVARLPEILTVRQALDEIMRQAENLETIYYVYVTDDNDRLHGVVSTRQLVSSLGKPDRKLSELMEPEVIHAQVTEDQEEVLRKMADYDLLAIPVVDDTLQLVGIITHDDILDVVLEEAEEDAYRAAAVEPLEESYLQTPVLTLSWKRGVWLTILFGGALLTVMTLSQFEEELNKYAWLVPFIPLVISTGGNTGNQSATLIIMALNKGDVSIYDWLTVLRREMLMGLILGSLLCVFGFGIAMIEAPSLWAALVVPITVIVVVLAGTIVGSMLPLLFKSLNLDPALMSNPFVAGVIDLVGILIYMSVTILLLGE from the coding sequence ATGATGAACCTGCTCTACCTGCCGGAACTCCGCGAAATGCTGGCCGAAAACGACCATGAAGGTCTGTTGGAATTCTGCACCGCGCTGCACCCTGCGCGGACCGCCGAGTTCATGGAAGCCCTTACCGCAGAAGAGGTTTGGAACGTTCTCCGCCACGCCGATACCCAGCTGGCCAGCGAGATCTTCGCCTATTTCGAACACCCGTTTCAGGTCGAGATCATCGAGTCGCGGGACCCCGCAGAGGTCGCCGAGATGATCTCCTGCATGTCGGCCGACGACCGGGTCGACCTCCTCTCAGGCGTCGAGGACGAGACGGTCAACGCCATTTTGGCCCTCCTCTCGCTGGAAGAACGCCGCGATTTTCATCGCCTGGCCCGCTATCCCGAAGGGGTCGCCGGGGCGATCATGACGACCGAAGTCGCCCGGCTGCCCGAGATTCTGACCGTCCGCCAGGCCTTGGACGAGATCATGCGCCAGGCCGAAAACCTGGAAACGATCTACTACGTCTACGTGACCGACGACAACGATCGGCTGCACGGCGTCGTCTCGACCCGGCAGTTAGTGTCGTCGCTGGGCAAGCCCGACCGGAAGCTGTCAGAGCTGATGGAGCCCGAGGTGATTCACGCCCAGGTGACCGAAGACCAGGAAGAAGTGTTGCGGAAGATGGCCGACTACGACTTGTTGGCGATTCCGGTGGTCGACGACACGCTGCAACTGGTCGGCATCATCACGCACGACGATATTCTCGACGTCGTCTTGGAAGAGGCCGAAGAAGACGCCTACCGCGCGGCGGCGGTCGAACCGCTCGAAGAGTCGTACCTGCAAACGCCGGTCTTAACCCTGAGCTGGAAACGTGGCGTCTGGCTGACGATCCTGTTTGGCGGGGCCTTGCTGACGGTGATGACGCTCAGCCAGTTTGAAGAAGAGCTGAACAAGTACGCCTGGCTGGTGCCGTTTATTCCGCTGGTGATCTCGACCGGCGGCAACACCGGCAATCAATCGGCGACGCTGATCATCATGGCCCTGAACAAGGGAGACGTCTCGATCTACGATTGGCTGACGGTCCTGCGGCGCGAAATGCTAATGGGCCTGATCCTCGGCAGCTTGCTCTGCGTCTTCGGTTTCGGCATCGCCATGATCGAGGCGCCCTCGCTATGGGCGGCGCTGGTGGTGCCGATCACGGTGATCGTCGTGGTACTGGCCGGAACGATCGTCGGCTCAATGCTGCCGCTACTATTCAAGAGCTTGAACCTCGACCCGGCGCTAATGAGCAACCCCTTCGTCGCCGGCGTGATCGACCTGGTCGGGATTCTGATCTATATGTCGGTCACGATTTTGTTACTGGGCGAGTAA
- a CDS encoding glycosyltransferase family 4 protein, translating to MRSILYLCEYGTLNGGENSLLSILPYVMSVGWRPIVLGPSAGDLAARVRKTGAEYDAWDVADGAGRKRPLEALRAELPQLVARHRADIVHANSLSMSRVLGPVETPDVIKVGHLRDILKLNRRVITDLNQLDGRIAVSHATLDFHVSQGLLDESTRVIYNGVATTVFFPGEPTGYLHRELNLPREKQLFAIIGQIGMRKGIEIALQAFTSNGQAHLLVIGDRFSQKDEAIEYEASLRQIVAERRQTADVTFLPFRHDLPQLLRELTALVHAARQEPLGRVLLEAAATGLPVVATSAGGTREIFGDDAAEIVPIDDVDAMARALDRLIFDPAYRAQLGRKAQARCGLFTPGKSTSQIARFYNDLLARS from the coding sequence ATGCGGTCGATTCTCTATCTGTGCGAATACGGGACGCTGAACGGGGGCGAGAACTCGCTGCTTTCGATTCTTCCCTACGTGATGTCGGTCGGGTGGCGACCGATCGTGTTGGGACCGTCCGCTGGAGACTTGGCGGCCCGCGTCAGGAAAACTGGCGCCGAGTATGACGCCTGGGACGTGGCCGATGGGGCAGGGCGGAAGCGTCCGCTGGAAGCGTTGCGTGCGGAACTGCCGCAACTAGTCGCGCGTCATCGCGCCGACATCGTGCACGCCAACAGCTTGTCGATGAGTCGCGTGCTGGGGCCGGTCGAAACGCCGGACGTGATCAAGGTCGGCCATCTGCGCGACATTCTCAAGCTCAACCGCCGCGTCATCACCGACCTGAACCAGCTGGACGGGCGAATCGCCGTTTCCCACGCGACCCTCGACTTTCACGTGTCGCAAGGATTGTTAGACGAGTCGACGCGGGTGATTTACAACGGCGTCGCCACGACCGTTTTCTTCCCCGGCGAGCCAACTGGTTATTTGCATCGCGAGCTGAACCTGCCGCGCGAGAAACAACTGTTCGCGATCATCGGCCAGATCGGGATGCGAAAAGGGATCGAGATCGCGCTGCAGGCGTTTACCAGTAACGGCCAGGCCCATCTGCTGGTGATCGGCGATCGCTTTTCGCAAAAGGACGAAGCGATCGAGTACGAAGCGTCGCTGCGGCAGATAGTCGCCGAGCGGAGACAGACTGCCGACGTGACGTTTTTGCCGTTTCGTCATGACCTGCCGCAGTTGCTGCGCGAGTTGACGGCGTTGGTGCACGCCGCCCGGCAAGAGCCGCTGGGGCGAGTGTTGCTGGAAGCGGCCGCGACAGGTTTGCCGGTTGTAGCGACCAGCGCGGGTGGAACGCGCGAGATCTTTGGGGACGACGCGGCCGAGATCGTGCCGATCGACGACGTCGACGCCATGGCGAGGGCGCTCGATCGGCTGATTTTTGACCCCGCCTATCGTGCGCAGCTTGGTAGAAAGGCGCAAGCGCGCTGCGGTCTCTTCACACCCGGCAAGTCGACCTCGCAGATTGCGCGCTTTTATAACGACCTGTTGGCGCGGTCGTAA
- a CDS encoding pyridoxine 5'-phosphate synthase produces MPNLGVNIDHVATVRQARRTNEPDPVWAAALAEIGGADCITLHLREDRRHIQDRDLRIIRETAKVKVNLELATAEDVLKLACEVKPDQATLVPERREEVTTEGGLDLLRSPEKNKAAIHRLQDAGIAVSLFLDPEPAQLVMARKLGATSVELHTGQYALTQGAAREKELEKLTHAGQQICDLGMELLAGHGLTYSNVLPVAAIPKMRELNIGHSIIARAMMVGMEQAVHDMKRLITGLITT; encoded by the coding sequence ATGCCCAATTTGGGAGTCAATATTGACCATGTCGCCACCGTGCGGCAGGCCCGTCGGACCAACGAGCCTGATCCGGTGTGGGCCGCGGCGCTAGCCGAGATCGGGGGCGCCGACTGCATCACGCTCCACCTGCGCGAAGATCGCCGCCATATTCAGGATCGCGACCTACGGATCATCCGCGAGACCGCCAAGGTAAAGGTCAATTTGGAGCTGGCGACCGCCGAGGATGTGTTGAAGCTCGCCTGCGAGGTGAAGCCGGACCAGGCGACCCTGGTTCCCGAGCGGCGCGAAGAAGTGACGACCGAAGGGGGGCTCGACCTGCTCCGCAGCCCCGAAAAGAACAAAGCGGCGATTCATCGGCTGCAAGACGCCGGAATCGCGGTCAGCCTGTTTCTCGATCCCGAACCGGCTCAGCTGGTGATGGCCCGCAAACTGGGGGCGACCTCGGTCGAACTGCACACCGGGCAATACGCGCTGACCCAAGGCGCCGCCCGGGAGAAAGAGCTGGAAAAACTGACCCACGCCGGGCAGCAGATCTGCGATCTGGGGATGGAACTGCTGGCTGGCCACGGCCTGACCTACAGCAACGTCCTGCCGGTCGCCGCGATCCCCAAAATGCGCGAGCTGAACATCGGCCATAGCATCATTGCTCGGGCGATGATGGTCGGCATGGAACAAGCCGTGCATGATATGAAACGGTTGATTACCGGTTTGATCACGACGTAG
- the rnc gene encoding ribonuclease III: MSESSETLSRSDDSIERCEERIGYWFQEKSLLKSALTHASGASHRLESNERLEFLGDAILGSVVCEALFLRYTNFLEGDLTRIKSVVVSRLTCAKLSRELGLEEFLIVGKGMSSSPSVPPSLLADVFEAIIAAIYLDGGPKAAEEFVMRNLEDEIEAAVSGEAGANFKSALQQYAQREHGATPSYLLLDEKGPDHSKCFQVAAQVAGVRYGAAWGRNKKEAEQRAAENALCEIEGGPAEHITE; encoded by the coding sequence ATGAGCGAATCCTCCGAAACGCTAAGTCGATCGGACGACTCCATCGAAAGATGTGAGGAGAGGATCGGCTATTGGTTTCAAGAAAAATCACTGCTGAAGTCGGCCTTGACGCACGCCTCGGGGGCAAGTCATCGGCTGGAAAGCAACGAACGTCTGGAGTTCCTCGGCGACGCCATTCTCGGTAGCGTCGTGTGTGAAGCGTTGTTCCTACGCTACACCAACTTTCTAGAGGGAGACCTGACGCGGATCAAATCGGTCGTGGTCAGTCGCCTGACCTGCGCCAAGCTAAGTCGAGAGCTGGGACTGGAAGAGTTCCTGATTGTCGGCAAAGGGATGTCGTCGAGCCCGTCGGTTCCGCCGTCGCTGTTGGCGGACGTCTTCGAGGCGATCATCGCCGCCATCTATTTGGATGGCGGACCGAAGGCGGCCGAAGAGTTCGTCATGCGGAACCTGGAAGACGAGATCGAAGCGGCCGTCTCCGGCGAAGCCGGCGCCAACTTCAAATCGGCCCTACAGCAGTACGCTCAGCGCGAACATGGCGCGACGCCCAGCTACTTGCTGCTTGACGAAAAAGGGCCAGACCATAGCAAGTGCTTTCAGGTTGCCGCCCAAGTCGCCGGCGTCCGCTATGGCGCCGCATGGGGACGCAACAAGAAGGAAGCGGAGCAGCGGGCTGCCGAAAACGCCTTGTGCGAAATCGAGGGTGGCCCGGCCGAACATATCACCGAGTAG